Part of the Herpetosiphonaceae bacterium genome is shown below.
GATCACGTTCGGCGGCTTTCGGTGGATATGCTTCCGCTGACGGAGCGGGCGGAGCAGCCGCTCGCGTCAGTACAGCAGCCGACCGATCTGGCCTATGTGATCTATACCTCTGGCTCGACAGGATTGCCTAAGGGCGTGATGATCGACCATCGCGGCGCGGTCAACACGATTCTCGACATCAACCAGCGCTTCGCGGTCGGGGCGGATGACCGTGTGCTGGCCTGCTCGTCGCTCAGCTTCGACCTCTCGGTCTATGATATCTTTGGCGTCCTGGCTGCTGGCGGCGCGATCGTGATCCCCAGCGCCGCCGAGGCGCGCAATCCCGCGCACTGGCACGATCTGCTCGTGCGCGAGCAGGTGACGATCTGGAACTCTGTGCCCGCGCTGATGCAGGTCTTGGCCGACGATCTGACGACGCGATCCGCGCGGCTGCCCGATTCGCTGCGGCTGGTGCTGCTGAGCGGCGACTGGATTCCGGTGACGCTGCCCGATCAGATTCGCAGCCTCGGCAGCCGCCCGCAGGTGATCAGCCTCGGCGGCGCGACCGAAGCCTCGATCTGGTCGATCCTCTACCCGATCGAGCACGTCGATCCGGCCTGGAAGAGCATTCCCTACGGTCGCCCGATGCTCAATCAGCGCTTCCATGTGCTCGACTCCGCGCTGGAGCCGCGTCCGGTGCTGGTGCCGGGCCAGCTCTACATCGGCGGGATTGGCCTGGCGCTGGGCTACTGGCGCGACCCAGACAAGACTCGCGAGCGGTTCATTATCCACCCGCAGACCGGCGAGCGGCTGTATGCGACCGGCGACCTGGGCCGCTACCTGCCCGATGGGAATATCGAGTTCCTGGGCCGCGAGGATTTTCAGGTCAAGATCCAGGGCTACCGCGTCGAGCTAGGCGAGATCGAGGCCGCGCTGATGCAGCACCCCGGTGTACAGCACGCGGTCGTCGCGGCGGTCGACGGGCACGGCGCGGGCCATCACCGGGCGAAGCGGCTGGTAGCGTATATTGTGGCGGAAGAACCAGGCGAGAACCAGGGACAGCCAACCCCGAACTTGGAGCTTGGAACCTGGAACTTGGAGCTTCGATCCCATCTGCAAGCCAAGCTGCCGCCCTACATGGTGCCGAGCGCGTTTGTGCTGCTGGATGCGCTGCCGCTGACGCCCAACGGCAAAGTCGATCGGCAGGCGCTGCCCGCGCCGGAGACGATCGGCGCGGGCAGCGGAGCGGCCACGATGCCGCCCGTGACCGAGACGGAGCGCACGCTGGCGCGGATCTGGGCCGAGGTCCTAAGGCTGGAGCAGGTCGGCATTCACGATAACTTCTTCGACCTCGGCGGCGACTCAATCCTTGGGATTCAGGTGACAGCGCGCGCCAATCAGGCCGGATTGCCGCTCAGCGCCCAGCAAACATTCCAGTTCCAGACGATCGCGGAGCTGGCCGCGCAGGTTGATGCCGCCGCGCCCGTCGAGTCAACCGCCGAGCCGGGCGTGGTGCTGGGCGCGGTGCCGCTCACGCCGATCCAGCACTGGTTTTTCGAGAACAACCCGATCGACCCGCATCACTGGAACCAGGCGCTGCTCTTCGAGGTTCCGCCCGATCTTGACCTCACGCGGCTCGATCAGGCGACGCGGCAGCTTCAAGCGCACCACGACGCGCTGCGGCTGCGCTTTGCGCATGGCCCGGCAGGCTGGCGGCAGGAGCATACCGGCCTTGAGCAGATCGAGCCGCTGACGTGCATCGATCTCGCGGCGCTGGCGGAAGACGAGCGGCAGGCGGCGCTGGAGACACACGCGGCTGCGCTCCAGGCCAGTCTCGATCTCACAGCAGGGCCGTTGCTGCGCGTCGTCCACTTCCACCTGGGCGCGAACCGGCCCGGTCGCCTGCTGCTGATCATCCATCACCTGGCCGTCGATGCGGTTTCGTGGGCGATCCTGCTGGAAGATCTTCAGCGCGCCTACGAGCAGCGGGGCCTGCCAGCCAAAACCAGCTCGTTCCAGCATTGGGCCGAGCGCCTGAGCGCCTACGCACAGTCCGACCGGGTAGCCGACGAGATCGCGTACTGGCGGTCCACGCTGGGCAGCCACACGACCCGCCTGCCCATCGATGATCCGCTGGCGATCGAGCATAACCTGATGGCCGCGACCGCGACCGTCACCGTCGCGCTGAGCATGGACGAGACGGATAGCCTGCTGCATGAGGTGCCGCGCGCGTACCAGACCCAGATCACCGACGCACTGCTGACGGCGCTGGCGCTGACGATCACCCGCTGGAGCGGCGGTCAATCGCTGCTCGTCGATCTTGAGGCGCATGGCCGCGAGTCGATCGTCGACGCGCTGGACGTATCGCGCACCGTCGGCTGGCTGTCGTCGCTCTTCCCGGTCTGCCTGGATCCGCCACATGACGATCCCGGCGCGGCGCTCAAGGCGATCAAGGAGCAGCTTCGGCGTATCCCGCAGCGCGGCATCGGCTACGGCATGCTGCGCTACCTGCATCACGATTCGCAGGTGCGCGCGCAGCTTGGCGGGCTGCCGCAGGCGGAGCTACGCTTCAACTACCTGGGCCAGATGGATGCGGCGCTGACCGGCGCGGCGCTGCTGACACCGGCATCCGAGTCGAGCGGCCCGGCCCAGAGCCCACGCGGCAAGCGCCCGTATCTCCTGACGATCAACGGCGGCGTGATGCAGAACCGGCTCCAGATCACCTGGACCTACGGCGCACGGCTCTACCGCAGCGCGACGATCGAGCGGCTGGCGCAGAGCTTCATCGCCGATCTTCAGGCGATCATCCGGCACTGTCTGTCACCGGCGGCGGGCGGTTTCACGCCCTCGGACTTCCCAGAGGCCGAGCTGTCTCAAGAGGATCTGGATGAGCTGTTGGAGCAGCTCTAGCCAAGAAACAAGAGAACAAAGGGCTGGAAACTCGAAACTTGAAACTTGAAACTCGCAACTCACACAAAGGAACCGCTCATGCAGCCGACTGTCTATGAGATCACCAGCGACTACGCCGATGTATGGATTGCCAGCGATAACCAGCCCGGCGTGGACTACGGCTACGGCGGTACCCGAATGGTCGAAGCGCACATGCCCGACGCCGACGTTCATGGCGTGCTCGATCGGCTGATGCACTCCGAGAGCGCGCTGAAGAACCAGCTCATCAATAAAGCGCTGCGCCAGCAGGCGCTCAGCGACAGGCTGGCGAGCCGCACGCCGGACGGCTTTATCGAGAGCAGCGTCGGCGGCGCGCGCTGCATCATCCGGCCCAAAAGCCAGGAGCTGGCGGCCATCCTCAACGCTCCGGCCCATCCCCGCTTCACGCAGATCATCGCGACGATCTTTGCGCAGATCGGCGATCTCCTGAATCAGCAGCAGGGCCGCATCAAGCTTACGCCCGACTTTGGCCGCTTCGCTGGTCTGGCCGACATTCTGGCGGAGTTCACGCCGCATGTGCTCGGCATTCGCTGCGAAGATGGCGGCTGCGGCGGCAAGTCGTCCTACTCGGCAACGGGAATCATCGCAGCCCTGGAGACGATCGGCGTTACGCCGGAAACCCACCCAAGAATCACACTGATCGGCTCGGCGGGAGCAATGGGCAGCCACATTCTGGAGTATTGCCAGATCGAGGGCTTTGCCGACATCGGGGCGTGCGATCACGTGTACCATGCTTCGACGACCGACCTGCCAGCGCGCCTGGCGCAGCTTCCCGCTCAGGATGGCATGTTCACCGATGCCTGTCTCAGCCGTGGCGGCGTGATCGTGGCGACGACTGTCGGGCATGAGCTGGAGCACTCACAATGGCAGCGTATCCCGCGCGATACGATCATGCTGCTGGCGCATAACCTCGCGGTTCCTGCGGGTGAGCCAGGCATCGATCTGATGCGGCGGCTGGCCGAGCAGGGCGTGCTCGTGGTGCCCGGCCAGGTGCTGACGCTCGGCGGCGCGCTGACATCGCGCGTCGAATGGTTCTGGCGGCAATCGCGGCCCGGCGAGCCGTTCGATAAGCCGCTGGCACATCTGGTTGTTCGCGCCGTGGTGAGCTATTTGATCGGCGAGATGCTCAGCCAGGCGCACATCACCGGCCTGACGCCCTACGAAACCATGCTGCGCTTCGCCCAGGACCAGCCGACCCAGGTGCAGGTTTAGACGTGGCAATGCCTGCACGCCGCCAGCCACACGGCCCGCTTGAAGCCGGAGCACCGCGAGCATGAGCAAAAAGAATGTCGAGGCTATCTACCCGCTGTCGCCGATGCAGCAAGGCGTGCTCTTTCACACGCTCTACGCGCCGCAGGCGGGCCTGTATGTGCAGCAGATCGCGTGTACCTTGCGCGGCGATCTCGATCTCCCGGTCTTCCAGCAATCCTGGCAGCGCGTCATCGATCGGCATCCGGTGCTGCGCACCCTGTTTTTGTGGGAGCGACGCGACCAGCCGCTTCAGGTGGTGCGGGCAACCGTCGAGCTGCCCTGGGAGTACGCCGACTGGCGCGAGCTTTCGGCGCGTGAGCAGCAGCAGCGGATCGATGCGCACCTTGACGCGGATCGCACGCGCGGCTTCGACCTGACGACCGCGCCGCTGCTGCGGCTGCGGCTGACTCGCCTGGACGCCACCAGCTACCACCTGATCCTGACCTACCATCACCTGCTGCTGGATGCGTGGTCGCTCTCACGGCTGTTCAAAGAAGTGTTCACGCTGTACAGCGCGCTCTGCCAGGGCCGTGA
Proteins encoded:
- a CDS encoding amino acid adenylation domain-containing protein, which translates into the protein DHVRRLSVDMLPLTERAEQPLASVQQPTDLAYVIYTSGSTGLPKGVMIDHRGAVNTILDINQRFAVGADDRVLACSSLSFDLSVYDIFGVLAAGGAIVIPSAAEARNPAHWHDLLVREQVTIWNSVPALMQVLADDLTTRSARLPDSLRLVLLSGDWIPVTLPDQIRSLGSRPQVISLGGATEASIWSILYPIEHVDPAWKSIPYGRPMLNQRFHVLDSALEPRPVLVPGQLYIGGIGLALGYWRDPDKTRERFIIHPQTGERLYATGDLGRYLPDGNIEFLGREDFQVKIQGYRVELGEIEAALMQHPGVQHAVVAAVDGHGAGHHRAKRLVAYIVAEEPGENQGQPTPNLELGTWNLELRSHLQAKLPPYMVPSAFVLLDALPLTPNGKVDRQALPAPETIGAGSGAATMPPVTETERTLARIWAEVLRLEQVGIHDNFFDLGGDSILGIQVTARANQAGLPLSAQQTFQFQTIAELAAQVDAAAPVESTAEPGVVLGAVPLTPIQHWFFENNPIDPHHWNQALLFEVPPDLDLTRLDQATRQLQAHHDALRLRFAHGPAGWRQEHTGLEQIEPLTCIDLAALAEDERQAALETHAAALQASLDLTAGPLLRVVHFHLGANRPGRLLLIIHHLAVDAVSWAILLEDLQRAYEQRGLPAKTSSFQHWAERLSAYAQSDRVADEIAYWRSTLGSHTTRLPIDDPLAIEHNLMAATATVTVALSMDETDSLLHEVPRAYQTQITDALLTALALTITRWSGGQSLLVDLEAHGRESIVDALDVSRTVGWLSSLFPVCLDPPHDDPGAALKAIKEQLRRIPQRGIGYGMLRYLHHDSQVRAQLGGLPQAELRFNYLGQMDAALTGAALLTPASESSGPAQSPRGKRPYLLTINGGVMQNRLQITWTYGARLYRSATIERLAQSFIADLQAIIRHCLSPAAGGFTPSDFPEAELSQEDLDELLEQL